The DNA segment CATGTTCAACACCCACAATTTTGCGCACTCGGGTGAACTCACCCAAATTGCATTAAGACAAACATGATAGATGAATTAAATGTAGAATATGCGTTATTTTGTGCTTTTGAAAGATACAATCCTTAGCAAATCAGCACAtacttattataattattatttttattttattttttttgcaggaGCTATGGAGTTTGTGCAtgtttttacacatgcaaaccttCAGTAAATCAGCCCCTAAATGTGCAAAATGCACTCTATCATGACAATACATGTCCAATCATATTTCCTGGGAATAGCAGCAACAGACCAACTTACTGTGTTAGCTACTGAATGAAATTCAGAGCTGCACACTACAGGGTTGGCTTCTTTTGAACTGTTTTAGCCTCCAGGAAAGCAACAGTTAATCTCATAAAAAGCAAGGAGGGTTTACGTCATTTtagtaaatgaatgaatcagtTTATCGACAGTTTGTTTAAATAAGCCAGTTGGACTTTATCTTCCTCCTGTAGCTGCCCTCAGACTGCACACAGCATTTGCACAGCCATAGCAAAGATACTCACTGATCATGCAACCAGTTTTCTACCTGGTCTTTCTGATTGCTGTGCACATGTCCGTGCTGGTGGACTGTAAACCCAGGATTCAGGAACCACAACAGGAGGAACCATGCAGCTTCAGCACAGGAACCGCTTCCACCGCCAGTTTGTTTCTGAAGCTGAATGAAAGAATGACACAAGTCATTCACAGGGAATCTCTGGGTACGTGTGCTCACAGCCATTAAAACATTGTAGAAGATGTTATGCAGCTTTTCTTTTGGCAGCTCTGCTAATTAATTTCTAATGCATTCTATTttgaaacacaaaacaaaaacatatgttTATATTTGTATATACAGAGATAAAATGTGAATGTACTGATAAGTGCATGCAAATGTTTTTCAAGTCAAAACCATATTTTGTACAAACAGTAAgaatcaacacacacacaaaagatgaTTATCAGCCAATAATGAATATGAAATTAATTCTTTAAGCAGTAGTATTTCCAGATAAAAATCACTGTGGTCACAGTGTTAAACTTGTTTTCTTACAGTGATCTTACCAGTAAGGGCAGAGAGGAGAAACTTTGTGTCAATATTTGATTTGAGGAGAAGACGGTTTGTGTGTATGGATTTAAAGGGGGAGCGCCGCACTTCTGTGAGTATACATTTTAATAGAATTAATTTGAAAATGTCAAGTGATTCCTGAGTCAAACTgagtttgctgttttgttttaatCAGAGACTAAAACAAAGCGCAGGCTGTCTCTTCAGGCACGTTTGGGTCGATGTGTCCAAACCCCATCATATGTTTTACTCTACAAATGGGAAACGGCCGCTCAAACAGGACGGAGGCCAGCAACCCCCCAAACCTCCCTCTGGGCTGCTGGGGAGTTTTCTAACGAGACAGAGAAGGAGTGAGGAGACGAACCCCTCTGATCCATTAAAATCACAGCTGGACCCAACGCCTCCTGCAAAGGATCAGCAGGACGGAGATCCCGGGCAGCCTGAACCAGACCAGGCCGGGGCTGTGTCCAAAGAGACCATTCCTTCCTGTGATGACCCACTCAAGGTTTTACATACCAACGGGCCTGTGAGTCCTGTCAAGGCTAGTATTGCAGAACAAAACTGAATTTCATAGTGAAGGACAGATATAAGTACAAAAGCTGAGTGGATAGTTTAAAAGAAGTCTTTTAGTTTAGATGCTGCTGTGCTGCATAAGCTCAGTGTCTTGCAGAGGCACAAGACTGCAAACTGCTCCTCTCACTGTACGACAATCTGAAATTTAGCCAAACTGTCttgtattaagaaaaaaaaggggggggggggggggggtaaaaatagggtaagaaaaatttacttagttagaattctcaaaactcgTAAAACGTCtaagcactgaataatcaaaatgtgccctaAAACGAgatagaattcttattttaagatcggcctctgtcttaaaataaggaaaacaatcttgttccttcttgttcctttgcttggattatttgaaatccattggctttccttgttactggttaaatacagcttgatattagctggaaaaacgttTAAAGAAAAATTGAGATAcagtttcccaaaataagacatttttttctcatgtaaaaatgcttgacaagattatttttctatttagacaaaaattaagtcaaattttctttaaacaagtcttttattttactttcttagatatcagtttttgcagtgaagtAAAATCAAACTGTGGTTACAAAAGGAGTTTGTGTAAAACATGACAATTTGGGGATAAACAGTTACGGTTGTTCATAGTCTCAGGGTTGCTATCTGTCAGGTTCCACCTTTTTAACATAGCTTTTTCTGCATATCAAAGCACCAATGTACTATAGATAGCTGTCTTAAAATATTGTTAAGTTTGAAGGAACATACCTCCACCAACTGAAAGTTGCAGTACAGTGACAGCTTcagagttgggttttttttttgttgttgttgtgttttcttttcttttttttttttggtgggtctAACTGCGGACATGATTATTTGGTTGATGGTACAGTTTGTAGCAGATGTGCACATTTGCATTTCAGAGTAACTTTTAAGTGCTTACGAGCCAGCTACACACATGTACCACATATGATGCATCACAGAGAGACCTAACAATTGCAATTGTTGTTTGAGAACAATAAAATGTCCTGACAAGATTTGGGGAAAATCTACACTGCAGCAAATAGGTAATGAAAGATATAagctgttttccttcatttgaagTCTATTTCCATGACTGTTTTATCTAATCAGTTGCACATCCGACAACCCTCAAAATTTGCACAATGGTTGGTTGATATGTTTGGATTGAATCTCTCAGTgaaaagagaacagagaagagCTCAGAGAATTCCACCAGTCTGTCCAAGAATTTCCCATTTTATCCAAATAAACCTCCTAAGCTCCTAAACTCCTATGGGATAGGAGTTTAACTTCCAATATGAAAGCATGGGTTTGATGCCCACTGTGTGGTTCAGGCTGCCTGCATCCTTGATCaatacacttcatctgcattgttcttgtccacccagctgtaaataagaATTGGCATTGGCCAGCATCCAGTTATGGAGTAGTCGTGCACTCCTCCACTTCAACTGCAATGTCCAGGGAGAAGCACCAGCCCGATGGGCCTCAAGGCTTGTGTTGGACATTTTATGAAACGTAAAAGTGAAAATGTCaagaaattcaattcaaattcaatttatttcatttatatagcagcaaatcacaacaaagttgcctcaaggtgcttcatacaagtaaggtctaaccttaccaacccccagagtaagcacacaggtgacagtcgtaaggaaaaactccctctgatgatttgaggaagaaacctcaagcagactagactcaaag comes from the Thalassophryne amazonica chromosome 8, fThaAma1.1, whole genome shotgun sequence genome and includes:
- the LOC117514964 gene encoding uncharacterized protein LOC117514964 — translated: MQPVFYLVFLIAVHMSVLVDCKPRIQEPQQEEPCSFSTGTASTASLFLKLNERMTQVIHRESLVILPVRAERRNFVSIFDLRRRRFVCMDLKGERRTSRLKQSAGCLFRHVWVDVSKPHHMFYSTNGKRPLKQDGGQQPPKPPSGLLGSFLTRQRRSEETNPSDPLKSQLDPTPPAKDQQDGDPGQPEPDQAGAVSKETIPSCDDPLKVLHTNGPVSPVKASIAEQN